The Leishmania braziliensis MHOM/BR/75/M2904 complete genome, chromosome 9 genome includes a window with the following:
- a CDS encoding putative cytochrome b5-like protein yields MTPNYIHLSEVEKHITENDLWFIKDFKVYDITKFVDQHPGGVDTLLSVAGKDGTRDFNAVGHSDSAVEELARYYIGDIHPDDTNNVQQTTSKTAESYFGIAVVLALVAICLFFIFRP; encoded by the coding sequence ATGACCCCTAACTATATTCATTTGAGTGAGGTGGAGAAGCACATCACAGAGAATGATCTATGGTTCATCAAGGATTTCAAGGTTTATGACATTACAAAGTTTGTGGATCAGCACCCGGGCGGCGTCGACACACTCCTCAGCGTGGCGGGTAAGGATGGCACAAGGGACTTCAACGCTGTGGGTCACTCAGATAGCGCCGTGGAGGAACTGGCGCGGTACTACATCGGCGACATTCACCCAGACGATACGAATAATGTTCAGCAGACTACCAGCAAGACAGCAGAAAGCTACTTCGGCATCgcagtggtgctggcgctcgTCGCCATCTGCTTGTTTTTTATCTTCCGCCCCTGA